The Scylla paramamosain isolate STU-SP2022 chromosome 27, ASM3559412v1, whole genome shotgun sequence genome contains the following window.
TCTTTGGTGAGACCTTGTTAATGATTAGCATGCTGGTAAAAGGCAAGATTCTTTTAGATGGCACTCTATATCCTGTGATCATCCTGGGATACCTCTTTGCCTTACCTCTAAAGAACTCTATTTCCATGTGACATAGTTCTACTTTGTTCATCTAATTAGCAAGCTTGTTAAGGTCCTAAAGGCTGGTTTAAAATTAGCACTACACATTTAAACATATACCACTATCTTTAACTTTCTCTAGAACAACTCATATGTGGgcacattttgacatttttttggtactgaagtgATGTCTTAAGTGTTGCAGCAAGTGAGTTAAACACCCATCCTTCATGCCTGCTCCACACTGAAGATGAACACATATTGACATCATTACTTTTATGCAAAACTGGATGAAAATGTTCACTCACTTCTAGAAAAACAAACtgtgtagttgttgtagttatgTATACATAACATTTTAATCTAAACAAAAGAAACAGTTATATATATTACCTGTAAGTCATTGCCTCTATTAGAACTGGTCTGTTCTCATTGACAGTGATGTGTCGGGCAGCCTTCGTGGCGTTGTACACGGCAAACACATCGTTGCCATCGACACGAATTGTGGCAATGCCGTAAGCAGGGCCACGTGCAGCCACACCATCTCCCCTATACTGCTCACTGGTTGGCGTGGAGATGGCATACCCATTGTTGCGACtgatgggaaaaaattaaatacataagtGAGATGTAAACACTTTCATTATTCTCAGTACCATTATTACCATGTCTTACAATGTGTGCTTACGTGTGAATATCAAATTTTCTTAACTTTCCCCGTATCATCTACACAATCACACCATTCAAGCACATATTCCCCCACTGCTTTATCACACAACTTTCAATGTACTGTATGTACTACACTAAAAATATTCCTTACTAAAGGGTATGAtccagtttttattattatttatttttttacattctgcCTGAGGAAGTAACATATCACATTAGGTAATGCTATAATGAACATATCCATCTTCATGATCCTCAGCATActtagttttattttgtgtaaatgattatatttttcattcctaatattttgaacattacttttatttacagATTATAGAAAGTCTTTCATTGTGACACTCCACCATGATGGCAAAGcatctccatttcctttctcccaaCGTTAAAAAGACCTGATGGTAAAACATAAACTGCCTAACTATCTGGTATTTGAAAGTCATTTTTAACTCAACAAGGTTGCCACATTGACTTTATATGAATAATATCAGCACTTCATTAtctgaagacaaagaaaataatgcacTCTATACTTGccagaagaaaataacaggacACTCGAGTGTTGCTGAGAAATTGAAGGCAGCATGGGCATCTCCTTCACTTGAAGTGCCTTCGCCAAAGTAGCAGATAACACACAGGCCATTCTGGGCGCGTTTGAAGGAGTAGGCAGTGCCAACAGCTAGGGAAGGCTAAACTGTTTAAAATGTGTAGTCTTGGGATTAAATTCTTAATtaatttcttatcttccttaaaCATATTTTCAATCAATTCAAGCATGCACTTATACAGTATGTTACAAGTCCAAAACTGACTAAATTAATCTTCCTTTGGGATATGACAGCGTTCTTGTCCTACTTGCTTATCACACTTTAACTTATTCAAGCATCAGTGATTACCTTGAGGCATTTGTGTGGCCAGAGGGGAAGATATCGTGACAAAGTGGTGCTCTATGGATCCATAGTGCACTGGCATCTGTCTGCCTTTGCCCATGTCTGCCTCATTACCATAGCACTGATTTATGAAGCGGTCCAGTGGAAAGCCTCGCCACATCAACACTCCTACAGAATCAAATTAAAAAATTACCCATACCTGTTGCCTTaagaaatcaatgtaaaatgacTGATCCCCATGGAGAGGAAATGTATAGAAAACATTGAGTTTTTCACTGTGTATCAGATAATGCATAACAGGTATGTAGACATGTATTGTTGCTGTTCAATGGTTTAAAGATATCACCAAATTATTCACACTGAAATATAAAGATGATATTCATCTCCATAATAACATTTTCTGAAAGATTcacatttaaaaagaaaaagtgtcaaAGAAACAGGACCATCCAAGGAAATGCCATTCATAAACTATAAATTATGATACTGGTTAAAATGCAACACAATAATGacatattacataaaaaaaacactaatctTAAAAGGGAATTATGATGGAATGTAAAGAATAAATTTCCATACAAGTTGTgaatttaaaaaataatgaccaaaccaaacaaaatctaaaaaaacaggtatgaaaatattttcacctCTGAGAAGAACCAGTTTTCCTTAACACAGTATATACATGAAGTATAACATCTGGTCTTGAGGCAATGTCCAAAAACCTCCTGACTGATACTAGCATCCAAATGAGGCAGATATGTCTGTTGAAGAGAGCAAGGGTAGCCAGAGCCATGTGATTTACCTGCTTCTCTGTACTGGCCATACACTATGTCTTGGTCATTAAGAGCTGCTGCAGAGCCTATATGGGTGCCTTCCTCCCCATAGTTGGTCATGTAGAATGAGATACGACCTTGCCGCTGAGACTCATACAAGATGCGGTCCATGGTGTTCAAGAGTGTCATTCTCTGGTACATTTTAACCACTGTGTCTTCACTCAACTGAAGAGAATGAAAGTTAAGGTGTGAGGCAGCAAtttttacaaatttttttttaaagtcagCATCGTGCTAACTAAACCATCTAAGACTTGTGCCGAACAAAATAAAGTCAATTCTACTTGATCTTCTATAAGGTAGAAGCAAAACTTGAAAATTTCTATACACACAGCTCCCAGGCAACTGCTGCTCATTTGTAAGTGTGGAGGCCTTCTCTGGAAAAAGGTTTAATAATGAAACAGGGCTATTTGTGAAGACTGCACACAAGACAGAGGAGAAACATCAAAATACTTTTAAATGAGTAATATATGAGCTATAGGATAAGTTAACATTATGGAAATATGAGTGGTCATTATCAACTTACATTGGGGTCTGAAGCTGGATCAATGACCTGACCCTTCCTGTCCATGACTCTATACACAGGAATGCCATCATACAGGTCTGGCTGCACAAAGTCAAGCTTTTCTGTCCATTTTGATCGAGAGCCAGGGAAGTTGGGCTGTTCTTCCCCTAAGGTGGAGCTCAGAGCCTGCAAACAATATTTTATCagtaagaaaacagaaagatatATGCAGCTTCTACCTGTCAAGTAGACCAATATCATTTAGCCAAGAAAATCTAGTTTGTTAAACAATAAAGTAAAATTCCACATAATTGGAGGCCATACAGGAAAATTAgtttgaataatgaaaaaaatggataacCAGGATTTACTGATACAAATCTTCCATATCAGTAAATGCTTACCAAAACTAGAAAGACAGTATTTAATGGCATATAAAGTGCATCTTTATttaaaaggaacacaaaagaagatcAAATAACAGCAGACTTATTGGTCCTTATTAGGCTAATTGTAGTTTCTATAATATAATCTGATATATTGTGAAAGAAGCAggatagaataaataaaggctCCTTCCTATCCACTGTTTCCTCTTGCCAGATCtgttaggaagaaaggaacatcatgcaataaaaagaaaaaaaaacactgaagttttataggaaaaaagaacatctgGCCAAGAAATTGTGGGGAGATTGAAATCACCCACTATTACAAGTTCCTTATTAGTAGTGAGGATGTAAATAAATTCAATGAGCAATATTTTCATCATGTGTATAAGAAGGAGGACCATAAACTGTTAGGTTATAAAGGTTTAAGGTAGGAAGAAGTGTTGGAGTGTTAGAAAAAGAGCCAGAGTCAGAGTAAACATAAGCCTTAAGATTATTTTTAGATTTGCACCATAATCCCCCTAACCCAGCTGAGGGACTGCACCACCCTGGCCTCCTTCCAGAAAtactaatctcacctaacctaacctagccaggGGGTTGCGTCTTCCTCGACCCCCCTCAGggacactaatctaacctaaactctTCTACTGGATCAGATCTAGGAAATTTTTTGGGGAAGTTCCTGTGTATATTTTGAAAACTATGGACTTCCCACAGAAACTCAGAGAGATTATAAGTTTCTCAGAATCCAGTAAGGTATGCAAAAATCACTTTCTCAGTGTTGTCGAGTATGATGATGTAAATCTAAAATAATACTGccttattattatatattatttttaacacaaacacaaacaccaaacacagGAATAGGGGATTCAAAATCATTTCTAAACAGGGAATAACCTTCCATAATAATTACAGAACCAGAGATGGTTGGCTGTAGCAAAGGTTcagtgataaagaaaacacattatCTCATCATgacaaaatatacatacaaaacttTACTGAACAAACAATTTAAATTAGAATGAACGATATTTAACAACTTGTAATAACTGCATTGAGTGTTAAAGGTGAAACTTTGCTTATGACTTGGGCATATACAATCAAATGAATCTCCAATTTTTTAATTAAGTAACATCTATTGATAATCAGAGTTATGCGGAGATATAACACATGCCAGACTAACTATATTAAGGCAATGTCACCCAGCATCTCGGTAGCCCTCACTGAGTGAAGAGTAATGCACCGAGATCAGCTGGAACACCTCCTGAAGGATCTGCTGTCATAAATAAAGGCAATACAGCTCATGTTAAACATACAGACACGAAAAGCTTGTTGGTATACATACTCTGGTGCATGATGCTCGGCCTGTTCTTTGCCAGACACGGGAAAGTAACCGGCATCTAGCAGGAAGGAGAGCGGCCCGACAAGCTGTAGCCGCCATGTTTCAGTCTGCAATGTTTTACTTTCGGTGCCGCTGTACAAGAGATCGGTTCGGCGCtcacatattttttatttatttattgattttttttgtaggagggacaccggccaagggcaacaaaaaatataatagtaataaaaaaaaagcccactgagatgccgttTCCCGAATAAGGTCCGAAgctgtagtcaaaaactgaaagataagtgtcttgaaacctccctcttgaaggagttcaaatcataggaaggtggaaatacagaagcaggcagggagttccagagtttaccagagaaagggatgaatgattgaggatactggttaactcttgcattagaacgCTGGATAGAacaggtgtgagagaaagatcttgagcagcgaggtcgcgggaggaggggaggcatgcagttggcaagatcagaagagcagttagcatgaaaatggcagtagaggatagcaagagatgcaacactgcggcaaagaaagaggctgaagacagtcagttagcggagaggagttgatgagacgaaaagcttttgattccaccctgtctagaagagcgctATGAGAggaccccagacatgtgaagcatactccatacatggatggataaggcccctgtacagagttagcacctgggggggggtgagaaaaaaaaaaaaaaaagaactggcggagacatctcaaaacatctaacttcatacaagctgttttagctagagatgaaatgtgaagtttccagtttagattatatgaaaagaacagaccgaggatgtttagtgtagaagagggggacagttaagtgtcattgaagaagagggaatagttgtctggaaggttgtgtcgagctgatatatggaagaattgagtttttaaggcaatgaacaataccaagtttgctctgccccaaccagaaattttagagatcagaagtcaggcgttttgtggcttccctgcgggaactgtttacatcctgaagggttcttctgtttcttaaggatcgaagaagaagaagaagaagaaaacatacgTAACAACAACTCATTACTATTTCTTTGATTCGTCTGTATGACCTTGGTAGCCATGCAATAAAATGTCCCTGCCTTGGTGACGGATATACTCGTATAGTAACAAATAAGGGTACAGAAGATCGATAAAATTATGTCTAATAATAATTCTACGATGCAGTGACATGAAATATTATGATAACGCCATCTAGGTTACATATAAAAATCAGCAAGatagttccttattattttattcacaaTTTCGCAGCATCACCTGAagaacttcacacacacacatacacacacaaaaaaaaaaaaaatgataggatATTACTATGATAGAGATTGCATAGGAAAACGAGCAGTGTGATTTCAGTCTTTATTTACAACCTCGCAACATCACCTTAATCACAAATAGCGGGCGATTTAGTTTGATGGGTTTCATCAGGTGTTGGGATAATTGATGCTGCATGTATGTACACAAGTGTTTCAGTTATGCACTCATCCACGTATATCACCTTTCACGCATTTCACACCACCAAACACACTATTCATCTCTCATTCAATAGATAAAGATGAAACTTATAAACTATTGCTATTcataaatatatcaatatatTGCATTGACAAAACATGTATAGAGTCATTATTCTCAGTTATCATGCAATGAAAACTCACTAATATTTCACATTTTATATTCATCACACACCAGTATTAAATGATAAAGGCAGAAAATGTAAATCTGCTGAATGAGGTAAAACACGTGACTGTCAGAATGGGGGTAAGGTGGTGTTGCAAGAGTAACCCAGAGCACTCATCTTATATGCTtgctttcttttaatctttcctcctaTGTCTGAATTTCCAAAGTGTTTGTAGcttaaaagaaaatgttatgCCGGGAACTGAAGCGTCGCAAACAGGAATGCGCATGACAGTTTCCCTTTACCTTATTTTCTCCAACAAcaatttttctctcactctgaTTAGTTTCCTAAATattcatcataaaaaaataccacttacctcctctcatctaataagaatgtttttttttctcagtcgaaaagataataataataataataataataataataataataataataataaaaaaagacggTGCATTTCTTAATTTACATGTTAACCAATAGTTGAGAATGGAGGGTTGGGAGGGGAAGACAGACGTGTGTTTCTCACAGCATGCACATTTACATTTCTTGCATACGTACCTGCGAGACAGTGGAAGTTGGGGTCGTTAGGCACCCAAACAGTTCCGTCGAAGGTGAGGGTCGTGGATGGGACACCGGTGAGGGACGTGAACCCCTTTTCGCAGGACATGGTGAGCACTGTGCCCATCACGTAAGGAGGATCCACCCCTGACAGTACTGCTCCTCCAGACATCGGTGGCTGCACTGTCGTTCCTGTGATGGTGAGTTAGGCCAGCtttatatgagtttttttttttctgtagtatAGAATCgccaagaaaatataatattcaTAGAGGCGGTTTATACGGTTCACATTCAGTAGCACAGAGAACGTACAGTTCTGAGTTTTCTCGAGATGGAGAAAAATTCACCTCCAGGATACAGAAAGATAATTTTATGAGCAGTGTGTTGCCCACCACTATCAGCTGTCTGGCCAGCTTGCTGACGCCCTCATCATCAGTCATGTCTTCGGTCAGTACGTGCCCAAGGTAcctgaaggtctctctctctctctctctctctctctctctctctctctacatagatagatagataaatagatagatagacagatagatggatagataaatagatatcgAGACCTTCAAGTGCTTTGGGCACGTACTGACCAAAGGCATGCCTGATGATAAGGACATCAGGAAACAGACCAGATAGCTCATTGTGGGGGGCAACACACTGCTCATAAAATTCTCCTCCTGTAACAAGGAGGCGAAGTTGAGTTAGTCAAGAGCCACTGCTATCTTTGTCCTTGCACTGCAACTCACTGTGGCCTTGATACCGAGTAGACACAATTAACAAGCTCAAAGTGTGCCATAATGACATCCACAGTTTATCTGCCCTAGCTTCCTACAAGTATCAGCTTACTGAGCTGTGCGCCGACTGGTCTCAGGCTCCAGAAGTGGTCGAAGTAATTTATTGTATTCAACATGCTTTATTCCGAATACTTATATATTATGATagcatgaacaaaaaaaatcaaatcatatATTGCTCACATCTCCGGAAACTACATTTCATCTACACAGAATGTAGATGCTGATGTATCCCAGAGTATATGACAActatcatttatctatttatatttcattaacAATATTAAGATATTTATTGATAGACGCATAATGTTCGTTTAGTTACCAAATTTTTATTTTAGAAGAGACCGACTTTCGTATCTGCTAAATAATTTGTCCAGAGACTCACCTGTCATACATTCCGGAAGTATAATTGTTTCCACGGCATCGGCATTGGCGCCCCACAGACCGCTGGTGCTGCATGTCACTGTTATGAATGTGGCGGGTGGCTGTGTAACCTGTAACCCAACACTTTAACGTTAAAACCTATTCAATGGAATCTGTGGAAAATCAAAGCTCTTTTCCTTAACTCCAACACGGTTATAATCAGCTTTCGAGAAGAATGAGTAACAAGAGCACATTTCCTACGTCAGTTTAAAACCTGGAAAGATTCGATTTCTGTGATGGtgggaaagaaaacacataGTGGCTGAGGCGTAGCTTAACTCTGAAGTCTGAATGCAATTTCTTGATAAGCAAAGGTCTCGATAATCATTACAGTCAAGTCAGTGGAAGAAAAGTTTGACACTAAAGTATATTCATTAATTTGAACCCTGAATAACTCTTAATAACCGCCAATGGATCCAATTGAGGTTAATCACAGTTGACTCTTACTCACATCGACTGTGGCGAAGGTGCCGGGATTACAGATATAATTCAAGGTGGTGCCCTCCCTCCGGTCCGTTAGAGTTGGCGCCGTCATGTTGGCGCCCGCTGCTGGAATGCCCGTTGAGCAGCCTGCCAGAGGAAAGGTGGGGAGGCAAATTAGTTACCAatcagtgatgagagagagagagagagagagagagagagagagagagagagagagagagagagagttactgctactactacaagtatgactactaccaccactactctaCCATAAGCCAAATTCCTTCGAAGATACCACCAAAGCTTTGCGGCGCCGAATAAgaacactaagaaaataaataaataaataaataaataaataaataaaaagataaaaaaataaaaaaattaacccTTTTCACATGGCGTGCCCGGGGTCCAGCCCGTCTCGGTGCATTTCAGCATCTGGGTGTTGGTCTCGTCGTTCACCAGGATGTATTTGTCAAGGCAAGTGGCGGTCACGTTCTGGCCGGTTAGGTAATGCTCAGTGGCGCTCCACGTGGTGATCGCGTTGGGAACTGCCGGCTCACCCTCACAATCTGcgaaggatggtggtggtgatgatgatggtgttgatggctgtgatgatgacgatgataatactaataataagaataagaataatagtaatatatacatttttctatgtaagagaaccactggccaaaggcaataagaatttgaaaaaaaaaaaaaaaaagcccacttgcGTGCCAGTTCTCAAAATgaagtaagtgtcttgaaacctcgctcctgaaagagttcaagtcataggaaaggggaagtacagaagcagacagCGAGTGTGGTGATGCAGGAACACTGAGGTGGCGGGCGCAGCGGTTAGCTTACAGGCAAGGCAGGGCGGCAGGGGCGTTGTGAGGTTCCACTGGCCGTCTTCTCCGCAGATCACCGTAGTGGAGGCAACAAGACTTGTGCTTCCCTGTACACCGTCAggaggga
Protein-coding sequences here:
- the LOC135114017 gene encoding 2-oxoisovalerate dehydrogenase subunit alpha, mitochondrial-like — encoded protein: MAATACRAALLPARCRLLSRVWQRTGRASCTRALSSTLGEEQPNFPGSRSKWTEKLDFVQPDLYDGIPVYRVMDRKGQVIDPASDPNLSEDTVVKMYQRMTLLNTMDRILYESQRQGRISFYMTNYGEEGTHIGSAAALNDQDIVYGQYREAGVLMWRGFPLDRFINQCYGNEADMGKGRQMPVHYGSIEHHFVTISSPLATQMPQAVGTAYSFKRAQNGLCVICYFGEGTSSEGDAHAAFNFSATLECPVIFFCRNNGYAISTPTSEQYRGDGVAARGPAYGIATIRVDGNDVFAVYNATKAARHITVNENRPVLIEAMTYRIGHHSTSDDSSAYRSVDEVRLWDSTQHPIARLRAYMVHQGYWDEAKEKQWKDDCKRQVMQSFARAERRQKPSWKEMFTDVYDDMPQHLREQYEYMKAHVDEYQDHYPVKNFVKEM